In Chitinophaga oryzae, the sequence GGCGGGATCGAATATCAATCCGCATCAGGGGGATACCGATGCAATTATCCGCTGTCATCTGGGATTATCTGTCCCTGCCGGGCTGCCGGATTGTGGTTTCCAGGTGTCCAGGGAGATACGTCCCTGGGAAAATGGGAAAGCCCTTCCCTTCTGTGATGCGCATACGCATACTGCCTGGAATCATTCCGATACGAGAAGGCTGATTCTTATCATTGATGTAATACGGCCGGAATTTGCCGGGCAGCAGAACATGATCTGTGCGCATGTACTCGCGTCTTCCGTATTACAAATGTTGTATCAGCGCTTTGCCTTCCTGGGACGGCAGTCGGGCTATCTGAAAAAGAACCTTTACAACCTGCTGCGATATTCTATCTGG encodes:
- a CDS encoding aspartyl/asparaginyl beta-hydroxylase domain-containing protein → MSNKVKPWYNVFGGRYTGNQPPFYEREELPWVRILEDNWETIRDEVTGLMQEKPARLRPYFINKSMSFPPKKWKTMGLYFWKFTMHGNCRKCPETVKLMKQIPNLTSCSLSVLEAGSNINPHQGDTDAIIRCHLGLSVPAGLPDCGFQVSREIRPWENGKALPFCDAHTHTAWNHSDTRRLILIIDVIRPEFAGQQNMICAHVLASSVLQMLYQRFAFLGRQSGYLKKNLYNLLRYSIWVVLPIQRFRLF